AGAACGGCCGCATCGATATCTCTAAGGCCATTGCGACCAACGAGAAGTTCCAGAAGTCGCGCCAGTTCTGGTCCCACCAGCTCAACAACGGCATCCTGACTGAACCCAGCGAGTTCATCAACCCAGTCCCGCACGTCTCCTTCGCCCAGGGCGAAATCCAGGCGGACTACCTGAAGCGCCGCTACGAGGTGCTGAGTGAAAAGCACATGTTCCCCGGCATGCAGTTCTCTGATGACGAATCCACCTTTGCGGAGAAGCTGCCGCTCATGGCGGACGGCCGCGACTTTTCCAATAAGGTCGCTATCTCTTGGACCGAAGTCGGCACCGACGTGAACTTCGGCGCCCTGGCCAAGCAGTTCCTGACCGCGGCGCGCGCATCTGGCACGGAGATCCGTTACGGCCACGAGGTCTTCGATATCGACCGCGACGGAAACGACTGGAAGGTTTATTCCAAGAACAAGCACACTGGCGATATCACCGTGGTGAAGGCGAAGTTCGTCTTCGTCGGTGCCGGCGGCTACGCCCTGGACTTGCTCCGCAAGGCAAAGGTGAAGGAAGTAGCTGGCTACGCCGGATTCCCCATTTCCGGCCTGTGGCTGCGCGCCAAGAATCCGGAGCTCATTGAGCAGCACCAGGCTAAGGTTTACGGTAAGGCAGCGGTGGGTGCTCCTCCGATGTCCGTGCCGCACCTGGATACCCGCGTTATCGACGGCGAGAAGGGCCTGCTGTTTGGCCCGTACGGCGGCTGGAGCCCGAAGTTCTTGAAGAAGGGTTCCTACCTGGATCTCTTCAAGTCCATCCGCCCGGATAACATCACCTCCTACCTGGGCGTTGCCGTGCAGGAATTCGGCCTGACCAAGTACCTCATTGATGAGGTGCGCAAGGACTTCTCTGACCGCGTTGATTCCCTCCGCGAATACGTCCCGAATGCGAAGGAAAGTGACTGGGAAACCGTGATTGCCGGCCAGCGCGTACAGGTCATCAAGCCTGCTGGTGCACCGCGCTTTGGCTCCCTCGAGTTTGGTACCGCCTTGGTTAATAACCAGGAGGGCAATATTGCCGGCCTGCTCGGTGCTTCCCCGGGTGCTTCGATTGCCCCAGCCGTCATGCTGGAGCTGCTGGAGCGTTGCTTTGGCGAGCGCATGATTGACTGGAGCGATAAGATTCGCGAGATGGTCCCGTCCTACGGCATGAAGCTGGCCAATGATGAGGACTTCTACAACGAGATGTGGGAATACACCCAGAAGACGCTGAAGCTAGAGCGCTAAAACGCCTTCGGCTGGGACTAAGTCCCAGCCCGTGCCCTCCGTGCAGAACGTACTGCGCGGAGGGCTTTGTGCTGTGCAACTTTTGAATTCGGGGTGGCTAGAAAATTAGGTACCGCAGTAGGTGAGAAAACCTGCAAGCCCATTCGGGTCGGGCTGTTCGTAGGACGGATGCGGCTCCCACGGGTGGGTCACGGCGTGGAGGAGCTCAGTAAAGGGCTGCATATCGCTCGCCTCGGCGGCGCGCAGCGCGGCTTCGACGGCCATGTTGCGGGGAATGACCCGGGGCATGGCAGCATCCACGGCATCCGGGGCGGGGTGAGTGGCTAGGTAGCTATCCAGGAAGTCCGTACCTGTGAAGAGCTCTTGGGCAGGAAGGGTGTGGCCGCGGGCGGCATCGGCAAGCGCACGGTGCGCCAACGTGATATCCGGGCGAGATAGCTGCATCGCAGTAAGGTAGGCGGAGGCTACCTCGGTGGTGGAATCGAGGGCCGCGGCTATATCGCTGTGGCGCTGGGTGGCGAATTTCTCCTGGAACCCGTTGATGGTCTCTTGCGCGAAGTCGACCCCGGCATTGATATCGGCATCAAAAAGCGGCACGAGCGATTCCGCGAGCCGGGCGAGGTTCCAGCCCAGGATGGCTGGTTGATTGCCAAAGGCATAGCGTCCCTGCTGGTCAATGCTGGAAAATACCGTATCGGGAGAGTAAGCCTCCATAAAGGCGCACGGGCCATAATCAATGGTTTCACCGGAGATGGTGGTGTTATCCGTATTCATTACCCCGTGGATAAAGCCCAAGCGCATCCACGAAGACACGGTGGCTATCTGGCGGTCCATCACGCCCTGGAAGAACTCCCGGTAGTCTGCCCCAGGGTAGTGGCGCGCGATGGCGTAGTCCGCGAGAGCCTGGAGGTGGCCGGACTGCGCGGCATAGTGAAAAGTTCCGACCCGGATGTGGCTGGCGGCCACGCGGACCAGGACGCCCGCCGGCTGCACGTGGCCGCGCTGGATGGGCCGGCCGGTGGAAATCACGGCGAGCGAGCGCGTGGTGGGCACGCCGAGGGCATGCATGGCCTCAGAAATCAGGTATTCGCGCAGCATGGATGAAAGGGTGCCGCGGCCATCGGCACCCAGGCGGGAATAGGGGGTCAGCCCCGTGCCCTTGGCATGGAGATCCCACAGTTTTCCGTCTTTTTCCACCTCGCCCAAGAGCATGGCTCGGCCATCGCCCATCTGCGGGTTGAAGGAGCCGAATTGGAAACCGGAATAGGCCATGGCATGCCCGCCGCCGCGGCCCAAGAGGAAATCCAGGCCCTCTGCAGAGCGCAGCCAGTCCGTATTGAGGCCCAGCTGTCGGGCCAGCTCTTCATTGAGAACCACGAGCTTAGGATCCGGTTGTTCCTCGCCGTGCGTTGCCGCCACCAAGTCCGGCAGGTGCTTTGCATAGTCGTGGTGTAGGTGCATTTTAGACCTCCAATTTTCCTTGCACGCGGATGTGGACGCGGCCGCCGACCCAAATATCGGCGCCGTCATCGTGGATAAAGACCTCCCCGTCTCGTCCCAGCTGGCTGCCCTGGCAGGCGGTGTAGCGGGCAGGGACCAGCCCGCGCGAGCGCATGAATTGTGCGGCACCGCCGTTGAAGGAGCCGGTGACAGGATCCTCGAATCCTGCGGTAAACGCGCGCACTTCATAGGCGGCGGAATCAGTACCCGCGCTGCTATTACACATGCCCACCACGCCCACCTTGGGTCGGGTTGCGGCGGGCTGAACCGCGCGCACGGCCGCGGCATCGCGCAGCTGTAAAARCCGCCAACCAGGCCCATTGTCCACCCAAGCGGAATCGATGACATCTGCTTCTGCGATATTCAAGCCCGCGCAGGCCTCTGCCAGTTCGGCGCTGCTCAGCGGCCCGCTCGCGCGCAGGGGAGGGGTGGCAAAAGAATAAATTCTCCCGCTTTCGCGCACGGAGACCATCCCCACCCCGCATTCCTGCACTATGGTGCCTTCCTTCTGCGGTTTATTGCCGAGTGCCCGCCAGACGGCGGCGCTGCCCAGGGTGGGGTGGCCGGCGAAATCGAATTCCTCGTGCGGGGTAAAAATGCGCACGCGATAGTCCGCCGCGGGATCGGTGGGCTCGAGCAAGAACGTAGTTTCAGAAAAATTGGTCCAGTGCGCGATGGCCTGCATCTGCTGCGTCGAGAGCCCATCGGCATGGGCCACGACGGCGAGCGGGTTACCGGAAAACGCCGAGGTGGMAAAGACATCGACTWMAAAGAACKGGAGTTGCATGCCCGCCAGTCTAGTCAGCCCTGGGGATGAGGCCGGCAGGCTGGCTTCTGCGCTAGCCTTGCCCTTATGACTAAGCTTTGGCCGGATCGTCTGCGCGACTGGATTGGACCGCCGTGGCGAATCATTATCCCCGTGTTCTTCGGCGTGCTGTTGCCCAACGCCGCGAACTTTTTACACACCGATTCGCCCTTCCAGGCCATCGTCGCGGTCTTGTACACCGTCGGCATCCCGCTGGCGCTGTGGCTGCATCCCAAGCTGCAAGAAAAGTCCATTTTCTTCGTTGCCGGCACCATGACGCTGTGCATTTTCACGCCCTTGGCCTCCCTGGCAAACTTCCACGCCCCGATTTTTGCCTACACGGCCTTTCTCATCGGC
This is a stretch of genomic DNA from Corynebacterium accolens. It encodes these proteins:
- a CDS encoding PhzF family phenazine biosynthesis protein — translated: MQLXFFXVDVFXTSAFSGNPLAVVAHADGLSTQQMQAIAHWTNFSETTFLLEPTDPAADYRVRIFTPHEEFDFAGHPTLGSAAVWRALGNKPQKEGTIVQECGVGMVSVRESGRIYSFATPPLRASGPLSSAELAEACAGLNIAEADVIDSAWVDNGPGWRXLQLRDAAAVRAVQPAATRPKVGVVGMCNSSAGTDSAAYEVRAFTAGFEDPVTGSFNGGAAQFMRSRGLVPARYTACQGSQLGRDGEVFIHDDGADIWVGGRVHIRVQGKLEV
- a CDS encoding protein adenylyltransferase SelO, whose amino-acid sequence is MHLHHDYAKHLPDLVAATHGEEQPDPKLVVLNEELARQLGLNTDWLRSAEGLDFLLGRGGGHAMAYSGFQFGSFNPQMGDGRAMLLGEVEKDGKLWDLHAKGTGLTPYSRLGADGRGTLSSMLREYLISEAMHALGVPTTRSLAVISTGRPIQRGHVQPAGVLVRVAASHIRVGTFHYAAQSGHLQALADYAIARHYPGADYREFFQGVMDRQIATVSSWMRLGFIHGVMNTDNTTISGETIDYGPCAFMEAYSPDTVFSSIDQQGRYAFGNQPAILGWNLARLAESLVPLFDADINAGVDFAQETINGFQEKFATQRHSDIAAALDSTTEVASAYLTAMQLSRPDITLAHRALADAARGHTLPAQELFTGTDFLDSYLATHPAPDAVDAAMPRVIPRNMAVEAALRAAEASDMQPFTELLHAVTHPWEPHPSYEQPDPNGLAGFLTYCGT
- the mqo gene encoding malate dehydrogenase (quinone), giving the protein MSSAKKTAQVVDEVDVALVGAGIMSATLGAMLRELEPSWTQMIFERLDGPALESSSPWNNAGTGHSALCELNYTPEKNGRIDISKAIATNEKFQKSRQFWSHQLNNGILTEPSEFINPVPHVSFAQGEIQADYLKRRYEVLSEKHMFPGMQFSDDESTFAEKLPLMADGRDFSNKVAISWTEVGTDVNFGALAKQFLTAARASGTEIRYGHEVFDIDRDGNDWKVYSKNKHTGDITVVKAKFVFVGAGGYALDLLRKAKVKEVAGYAGFPISGLWLRAKNPELIEQHQAKVYGKAAVGAPPMSVPHLDTRVIDGEKGLLFGPYGGWSPKFLKKGSYLDLFKSIRPDNITSYLGVAVQEFGLTKYLIDEVRKDFSDRVDSLREYVPNAKESDWETVIAGQRVQVIKPAGAPRFGSLEFGTALVNNQEGNIAGLLGASPGASIAPAVMLELLERCFGERMIDWSDKIREMVPSYGMKLANDEDFYNEMWEYTQKTLKLER